ACATCAAGAACTTCCAGGACACGGGCGTAGCCACGCCAGACATGACCGACTGGCCGGCCGATCTCGGCGCCCCGGTTACCGATGGCGATGGCAACCCGGACAACTACAACCTGGATGGTGGAGACCTTCCCGCAATCCTGGGCGACCAGTCAATCTGGTGGGTCATGAACGACGCGGGTAACCTCCACCTCACGACGGAAACGCCGCCGATGGGTCTTGAAATCCAGGCTCTCGCGTTCTCCTTCAACCAGGCAGGTGCCCTCGGCAACTCGACCTTCTACAAGTACAAGTTCATCTATAAGGGCTCGGATCCCTTGACGGACGTGTACATCGGCCTCTGGTCAGACCCGGACCTTGGAGATTCCGGAGATGACTACGTTGGAAGTGACTCGTTGCTGGGTATCGGATACGTCATGAATGGCGATAACTTCGACGGCGGCAGCTCAGGCTACGGCTCCCGCCCGCCCGCTCTCGCATACGACTTCTTCCAGGGTCCACTTGTCGACAACGACGGACGTGATAACAACCGGGATGGCGTCGTCGACGAAGAAGGCGAGCGCGTCGCCATGGCGAAATTCGTCTACTACAACAACGACGGCACGGAGCAGGGTAATCCGAATACCGCAGAGGAATACTACCAGTACCTCGCGGGACAGTGGAGAGACGGCCAGGGGATCACGGAAGGTGGTTCCGGCCGCGGGTTCTCGACAATCCCGACGAACTACATGTTCCCTGCTACTCCGGGCAACTACTGGAGCGAGGACAACATCGATGGCGCCGGAACGAGAAATAATCCCGACGACCGTCGATTCCTGCAGTCCGCGGGACCGTTCACAATGCTGCCCGGTGACGAGCAGGACGTCGTGTTCGGAATCGTGTGGGCGCAGGGAGGAGACCGGTTCTCATCCGTCGCGTTGATGAAGCAGGATGATTCGAAAGCGCAGACTGCTTTCGACCTCGGCTTCGATGTGCCGCCTCCTCCGGATCAACCGCGTCTCGCAACCACCGAGGTTGACGAGGGTGTTATTCTGTCCTGGTCCTACAACTCCAGCGACAACAACTTCCTCGACTCCTACGACGAACCGAGTATCAACCTGATCGTGGCGGAACCGGATGACGATACCTATACCTTCGAAGGCTATGTCGTGTACCAGTATGCATCTGCAGCCGACCAGACCGGGCAGATCATTGCCGTGTACGACCAGGCCGGAAACAACGTTACCAACGTAACGGAAGGTGTCCTCGATCCGGCCACGGGTGCCGTCAACACGGTGCTGCTGGTTCCGGGTACTGACAGTGGTGTGAAGAAATCACACTTTGTTCAGAATCTGATCAACTATCAGACGTACTTCTTCGGAGTCCAGGCCTACGCATACAACGCGAACTCGAATCCGCAGTGGTTCCCGAGCCCGATTGCACGCGCGACGATCACGCCTTCTCGCCTTGCTGCGAGAGACGGCGGGACCGTCCTGAATGCTGACCCGGGTACCACGCTTGTCACTGACCGTACGGCCGGTGGCGGTGGTGGAGCAGCCTTCGATGCGGCAGGTATACAGGGAGTCCGCGCTGAGATCTTCGATCCGACACAGGTAACCGGAGATACGTACGCTGTCGACATCGTTGAAGTTGGAGGAGAGGATGCGGTCAAGGCGTTCAACCTTCGTAACGCGACGACCGGGGCAACGCTCTTTGACGCGGAAGCCCAGTACGCGAGCAGCGGGAATGTCGCGCCGTTCTCGGCCGCGACCTTTGCAGCGGACGGCGTGTCCTTCACCGTGACAGGTCCCGAACCGGCCGAACTGGTTGTCGACGGATCGATCATGTTTGTGGAGGTGGCGGGTCCAGTAGATCCATGCGGCCCCGATGCCGGATCGACCTTCGGTTGCAACGAAGTCGGCGGCAACTTCCTGTATCCGTCCTTCAACGGTGGTGGTGACTACATCATGTACCACGAGGGAACCGGTACCGAAGGCGTCATCGACAGCTATGCGCCGCAGGACTACGAGATCCGCTTCACGGAGACAGGCTCGTATGCGTACCACCCGTTCACGACGGGGAACGCCATATGGGTTCCGTTCGAAGTCTGGGACATTGGCCCGACCTACACAGGTACCAATGTCAATCCGAACGATCCAGCCGACGACGTCCAGATGATCCCGAACCACTTCCTCGGTGGCAGGACCACTGAATGTGAGTTTGTGTACGATGCGGCGGTACCGGGTGCGTTTGGTGTCTTCTCCGGCAGTACGATGCGAGTCTACGCCTACTACGCAACCAACGGATACGCATCGTGGGAGGCGGCAGTCGGGCCACTCGTGGAGGCAGACCCGAACCGCTGCCCGAACGCGTATGACCTGACCAATGGCGCCATCGAGGATGAGATTGACTTCGGCCGCGGTCGACCGATTCAGCGTATGGTCTTCTTCGGAGACGCAGCGCAGGATCCTCCGCATCCGAACTTCGGCACAGTCGTCCGGTTCTACACGACGAAGCCGCTCCTCGTGGGTGACACGTACGAAGTATCAACCGATGGCTTCGGTGCCGTCTCGGGCGATGCTACAACGCGAGAAGAGGCCCTCGACGCTATCTCGATTGTTCCGAACCCCTACCTGGGTGCATCGGACTACGAGGTCGCTCGAGTCGTCGATGTGACCCGGATCACGAACCTTCCGTCGCGCGCGACGATTCGCATCTTCACGTTGAACGGTACGTTGATTCGTACCCTCGAGAAGAGCAGCGAAGCTCGGTTCCTGAACTGGGATCTGAACACCGAAGAAGGACTGCCCATCGCGAGCGGCATGTACCTCATTCATGTTGATGCAAAGGACGACACGGGCGCCACATACGGCGAGCGTGTACTGAAATTTGCGGTAGTCAAGAAGCGCGTACAGCTCAACGAGCTGTAAGCCAGGAGGATGACCCAAATGTCAAACGTCTCTTGCTCAATGTTGAAACTCTGGAGGTTTCTAACTATGCGAACTAGAATCGTCACTTATATCGGCCTCGCAGCCATCCTCCTGGGCTTTAGCGCTTCGGATGTGCTCGGTCAGGGGGCAGATCGGCGTGGTACCGCGGGTGCCACCTATCTGCTGTTGCCCGTGACTGCGCAAACTGCGTCGCTCGGGAATACAGCGACGGGTGGCTCGGCTACGATGTCCGGTCTCGAAGCGCTGTACAGCAACCCGTCGGCACTGATGCTGAATACAGGCACTAACGTCATGTTCAGCAACATGCAGTACTTCGCCGACATCGGCGTAAACACGTTCGGTGTTGCCCAGCGCGTCGGAAGCGGAAACGTAGCCCTCGTCGTGACTGCGTGGGATTTCGGTGAGATACCGAGGACAACCGAAGACCTCCCGGAGGTCTCCGACTTCACGTTCTCACCTCAATTCCTGCAATTCGGCCTGTCGTATGCGCGACAGCTCACGGACCGCATCGCCGCCGGTGCGACCCTGAAGATTCTCAACGAGGACATCGAACTGGTGTCCGCGACGGGAATCGCCATCGACGCAGGTATGTCATACACGGTAGGCGAAACGGGACTCCGCTTCGGTGTGGCTCTGAAGAACTTCGGTCCTCAGATGACCTACTCCGGAGATGGTCTCACGCAGCAGGTAGTTCTGCCCGGCGCGCCATCGAACGCAACGACGCAAGCCGTTACGATCGAGGCCGAGGGCTTCGAGCTTCCGGCAATCCTGAACTTCGGCGTGTCGTACACGCGGGAGCTGGCTCAGGATGTTAACGTCGGACTGCTCGGCAACTATCGCTCAAATAGCTTCGCGCAGGACCAGTTCTCCGGCGGGCTCGAGCTTGGCTTCCGCGACATCCTGTATGTGCGTGGTGCCTACGAGCTGCAGGAAGACATGGACCAGACCGCATTCGACGGTTGGAGCGTCGGCGCAGGCCTGAACTTCGAGTTCTCGGGCCGCAGCGCAAGCTTCGACTATTCGTACAGCGGAGCTGAATTCTTCGACGCAGTCCAGATGTTCACCGTGCAGGTGACCCTCTAGACGGTCCAGAATAGGAGAAAGGGGCGGGCGGCTTCGGTTGCTCGCCCCTTTTCTTTTTTTGCCAAAATCGGCTACGCGGCCATGGTGCTGACCCGACCGACCCGGGCTCACACTCTTCGGTCCGACTGCCGGTCAAAATGTCCGTCCGTCCGTATGCCGTCTATCCGGCACGACATACGATTTCTGGCTGTTGGCATCCTCCTCACCGCCTCGATGGGATGCTCGAAGCAGCATGCCGGCCCGGAGCCGGAGCACGATCCAGGACCTGCGTTTCGCAACGTCGTGGAGGGAGTAGCTTTCGTCGGCGATGAAGCCTGCTTCGACTGCCATGAATCCGAGTACACGGGGTACCAGGATCACGGAATGGCCCGCTCGTACTATCCGCTGACCGCGGAGAATCGCGTCGAACAAATCAGCGATGTGGTCATCCAGGATCCGAATTCCGATCTGGTCTATTCGATACTGGAAATCGAGGACCACCTCTATCAGGAGGAATACCGGATCGGACCTGATGGCAGTCGCGAGAACGTTCTTCGTCGTCGCATGGACTACGTAGTTGGAAGTGGCAATGCCGCGCGCACCTACCTGACAGATAACAACGGACGTCTACATCAACTGCCGCTGACGTGGTATACGCAGAAGCGACGATGGGACTTCAGTCCCGGCTATAGCGTGGTTAATCACCGGTTCTCTCGCCTGGTGCCGGACCGCTGCATGGCGTGCCATAATAGCTACCCGGAGGCCGTGCCCTTCGTCGAGGGTAAGTATGCCCGGGTCCCAAATGGAATCGGATGCGAGCGCTGTCACGGACCCGGTGCGTTGCATGTTGAAGAGCGGCTTGAAGTGCCCGAGCCGGCATCCGAAATCGATGACAGTATCGTAAATCCGGCTCACCTTACGATCGATCTGCGTCTGGATGTGTGCCAGCAATGCCATCTGCACACGACCGTATCAATGCTGCGGGACGGAGAAGAACCATTCGGGTTTCGCCCTTCACATTCCCTGGCATCTCACGTCTCGCTGTTCGCTTTGCAGAAGGACGGGTCCGACGAACAAATAGATGTCATATCGCATGCCGACCGCATGCGGCAGAGTGTGTGCTTCCTGGCAACATCCGGGACATCCGCGCCCCTCGAATGCACGACCTGCCACGACCCGCACGCGGGCTTCCGCGATCTTGGTCCGGACTACTTCAATGAATCGTGCATCGGATGTCATGCCATTGAAGCCCTGCGTTCGCAGCTATCGAATGTTGATGTTGCGTCCAGTCACGAGGCGAACTCGAACTGTATCGATTGCCATATGCCGAAGGTCGAAGCCGAGGATGCGCCCCACGCAAGTTTCACGGATCACAAGATCCGCGTGGTGCGGCCGGACCAACGTCCCGAGACACAGACAGGTGACCCGGCGATCGAGCTTCGGCCGTACTTCGATCGGGATCGAGAGTCCGCGGACGGATCGGTCTACGAGAACATGGCGCTCGTTATTTACGGCCGGCAGACGGGGCGCAGCGATCTGATCCGTAAAGGCACCGAGGCACTGACGGCCATACTCGAAACGGACACGACCCGGGGCGAAGCGCATTTCCTCGCTGGGCTGGGGAGTCATGCGCTGGGAGATGCGGAGGCAGCCATTCCGTTTCTCGAGACGGCGGTGCGCCGGGCCCCGAACGATCCTGAGCGTTTGAACGCGTTGGCTCAGGTCTACGAGTCTGCCGGCCGGTCCGCGATCACCATTGGCCGCCTGTATCGTCGGGCGCTTACGGTCCAACCGGCATCAACAGACATCCGCGTGAACTACGGACGGTTTCTGCAGGCACAGGAGAGATTCGCGGATGCGGAAGCGCAGTACAAACTGGCCATCGATGAAAACCCGTGGCTCACCGTCGCATGGCACAACCTCGGCACCCTGCAGCTTGCCACGGGAGACCTGGAGGCGGCCGCGGCCACCTTCAGAGAGACGCTGCGGCTTGATCCCCTCTACACGGATGCGA
The Rhodothermales bacterium DNA segment above includes these coding regions:
- a CDS encoding T9SS type A sorting domain-containing protein, whose product is MPFFRKYSMLLLSLLILSGTAFADVDKDKDKKRKNTDMAALMAKSAGKVGDCALGSASAELDVNNVRARLYNNGGLFWIGGSPIYEVPKGSGQNAIFASGIWVGGLADGELRTAAATYSDWEFWPGPLDAAAQPPADCGVFDRMYRVSRENIKNFQDTGVATPDMTDWPADLGAPVTDGDGNPDNYNLDGGDLPAILGDQSIWWVMNDAGNLHLTTETPPMGLEIQALAFSFNQAGALGNSTFYKYKFIYKGSDPLTDVYIGLWSDPDLGDSGDDYVGSDSLLGIGYVMNGDNFDGGSSGYGSRPPALAYDFFQGPLVDNDGRDNNRDGVVDEEGERVAMAKFVYYNNDGTEQGNPNTAEEYYQYLAGQWRDGQGITEGGSGRGFSTIPTNYMFPATPGNYWSEDNIDGAGTRNNPDDRRFLQSAGPFTMLPGDEQDVVFGIVWAQGGDRFSSVALMKQDDSKAQTAFDLGFDVPPPPDQPRLATTEVDEGVILSWSYNSSDNNFLDSYDEPSINLIVAEPDDDTYTFEGYVVYQYASAADQTGQIIAVYDQAGNNVTNVTEGVLDPATGAVNTVLLVPGTDSGVKKSHFVQNLINYQTYFFGVQAYAYNANSNPQWFPSPIARATITPSRLAARDGGTVLNADPGTTLVTDRTAGGGGGAAFDAAGIQGVRAEIFDPTQVTGDTYAVDIVEVGGEDAVKAFNLRNATTGATLFDAEAQYASSGNVAPFSAATFAADGVSFTVTGPEPAELVVDGSIMFVEVAGPVDPCGPDAGSTFGCNEVGGNFLYPSFNGGGDYIMYHEGTGTEGVIDSYAPQDYEIRFTETGSYAYHPFTTGNAIWVPFEVWDIGPTYTGTNVNPNDPADDVQMIPNHFLGGRTTECEFVYDAAVPGAFGVFSGSTMRVYAYYATNGYASWEAAVGPLVEADPNRCPNAYDLTNGAIEDEIDFGRGRPIQRMVFFGDAAQDPPHPNFGTVVRFYTTKPLLVGDTYEVSTDGFGAVSGDATTREEALDAISIVPNPYLGASDYEVARVVDVTRITNLPSRATIRIFTLNGTLIRTLEKSSEARFLNWDLNTEEGLPIASGMYLIHVDAKDDTGATYGERVLKFAVVKKRVQLNEL
- a CDS encoding PorV/PorQ family protein translates to MRTRIVTYIGLAAILLGFSASDVLGQGADRRGTAGATYLLLPVTAQTASLGNTATGGSATMSGLEALYSNPSALMLNTGTNVMFSNMQYFADIGVNTFGVAQRVGSGNVALVVTAWDFGEIPRTTEDLPEVSDFTFSPQFLQFGLSYARQLTDRIAAGATLKILNEDIELVSATGIAIDAGMSYTVGETGLRFGVALKNFGPQMTYSGDGLTQQVVLPGAPSNATTQAVTIEAEGFELPAILNFGVSYTRELAQDVNVGLLGNYRSNSFAQDQFSGGLELGFRDILYVRGAYELQEDMDQTAFDGWSVGAGLNFEFSGRSASFDYSYSGAEFFDAVQMFTVQVTL
- a CDS encoding tetratricopeptide repeat protein, with amino-acid sequence MPSIRHDIRFLAVGILLTASMGCSKQHAGPEPEHDPGPAFRNVVEGVAFVGDEACFDCHESEYTGYQDHGMARSYYPLTAENRVEQISDVVIQDPNSDLVYSILEIEDHLYQEEYRIGPDGSRENVLRRRMDYVVGSGNAARTYLTDNNGRLHQLPLTWYTQKRRWDFSPGYSVVNHRFSRLVPDRCMACHNSYPEAVPFVEGKYARVPNGIGCERCHGPGALHVEERLEVPEPASEIDDSIVNPAHLTIDLRLDVCQQCHLHTTVSMLRDGEEPFGFRPSHSLASHVSLFALQKDGSDEQIDVISHADRMRQSVCFLATSGTSAPLECTTCHDPHAGFRDLGPDYFNESCIGCHAIEALRSQLSNVDVASSHEANSNCIDCHMPKVEAEDAPHASFTDHKIRVVRPDQRPETQTGDPAIELRPYFDRDRESADGSVYENMALVIYGRQTGRSDLIRKGTEALTAILETDTTRGEAHFLAGLGSHALGDAEAAIPFLETAVRRAPNDPERLNALAQVYESAGRSAITIGRLYRRALTVQPASTDIRVNYGRFLQAQERFADAEAQYKLAIDENPWLTVAWHNLGTLQLATGDLEAAAATFRETLRLDPLYTDAMGNLAALNAMDGNDAAAEVLFVRAVNVAPGDRNALGNLGAYRLNQGRLEEAVELLDRAVAADSTFVDGLANLALAYFRSDNTGRARAIAMRALEIDPSSTLARQVLTATE